In Neoarius graeffei isolate fNeoGra1 chromosome 17, fNeoGra1.pri, whole genome shotgun sequence, a single window of DNA contains:
- the LOC132901195 gene encoding olfactory receptor 52B2-like: MEQQLSNNTFSFNLQIARFDVPPQAIYPVFIIGALIYLFAVFCNVTILALIVTQQSLHKPMFYIMFSLPLADLMAITCALPRVLLDIVTQTNTVYYPTCVLQGFLLHLSGTSVLFNLAAMSFDRYIAICKPLRYNSIMSPYTVGAVIALVWGLDIALIVVLFALQARLPKCKTIIFNVYCSNNTLLMLSCGGDLTVNNVYGLAIAGFGQGVSVTFQLFFYLQILKACVFHTQSDARSKAINTCLAQIITFVLYEIVSTFTIVSYRFLNIPPTAQKICGMLIFTLPPVFNPIIYGMKTRDIRNSFIIVLKKQKVVFK, from the coding sequence ATGGAGCAACAACTTTCCAATAACACATTCAGTTTCAACCTTCAAATTGCCAGATTTGATGTTCCTCCTCAAGCCATTTACCCTGTTTTTATTATTGGAGCTCTGATCTATTTGTTTGCAGTGTTCTGTAATGTAACAATTCTAGCATTGATTGTTACCCAGCAAAGCCTTCATAAACCAATGTTTTACATTATGTTCAGCCTTCCTTTGGCAGATTTAATGGCAATTACATGTGCCTTACCCAGAGTGCTTCTGGATATTGTAACCCAAACAAATACGGTCTACTATCCAACGTGTGTCCTGCAGGGGTTTTTGCTTCATTTGTCTGGAACTAGTGTACTTtttaacctggcagccatgtcatTTGATCGCTATATAGCAATATGCAAGCCACTGAGGTATAACTCTATCATGAGTCCATACACAGTTGGTGCTGTGATAGCTCTGGTTTGGGGCCTTGACATTGCCTTGATTGTTGTGTTGTTTGCCCTTCAGGCAAGACTTCCGAAATGTAagacaataatttttaatgtgtATTGTAGCAATAATACACTGTTAATGCTTTCATGTGGTGGTGACCTAACTGTCAACAATGTTTATGGATTAGCTATAGCTGGATTTGGGCAGGGCGTTAGTGTGACTTTTCAATTATTCTTCTATTTACAAATTCTTAAAGCCTGCGTTTTCCACACACAAAGTGATGCTAGAAGTAAAGCTATAAATACGTGTTTAGCACAGATAATTACCTTTGTTCTGTATGAAATAGTTTCTACCTTTACCATAGTTTCATATCGTTTTCTGAATATACCACCCACTGCACAAAAAATATGTGGCATGCTGATTTTCACACTTCCTCCAGTTTTTAATCCAattatatatggaatgaaaacaAGAGACATCAGAAATTCATTCATCATAGTTTTGAAAAAACAAAAGGTAGTATTTAAATAA